The Chaetodon auriga isolate fChaAug3 chromosome 22, fChaAug3.hap1, whole genome shotgun sequence genome contains a region encoding:
- the phax gene encoding phosphorylated adapter RNA export protein: protein MPSRESAPVSNISRQEMADSGDLMDGDLEDGEISESSSDTEMGTAAATQTRHQVPPAFGGQSFHSRAAAQPSATAYRSIGRTVESSDSDPESSDEEAAVWRRKRQKVSNAPPPPASTTRAGPTRTSAVGGRKVNNIWGSVVQEQCQDAIASELCIFGMDGEVSTSSRNVETYNFVLARKIMEKEREMEKQKQGGEVSMLDAQLEEYMKGRDSEERAGGDAKRKRSAKERLGPRAEMDIKGRYEITEDDPEEKVADEIAHRLQEPKTDLIERVVEVIGKKKAIELLGETATLEETGGVYTLDGSRRRTPGGVYLNLLKNTPSITKAQIKQIFLEEHQKECKSKKAAQKRRRHLVSKKMKQAISTLNLQEHDDVSRETFASDTNEALESLEEPAEEEEEAQVETAVGIEEMPVVYNSADLEVF, encoded by the exons ATGCCGAGCAGAGAGTCGGCTCCTGTGTCAAATATCTCAAG ACAAGAAATGGCGGATAGCGGAGATCTAATGGACGGTGATCTGGAAGATGGAGAGATCTCCGAGTCCAGCTCGGACACCGAGATGGGAACcgctgcagcaacacaaactcGACACCAGGTTCCTCCAGCTTTTGGCGGCCAGTCCTTCCACAGCAGAGCCGCTGCCCAGCCCTCTGCCACCGCCTACCGCAGCATCGGCAGGACGGTGGAGTCCAGCGACAGTGACCCGGAGTCGTCGGACGAGGAGGCGGCCGTTTGGCGCCGGAAGCGCCAGAAAGTGTCCAACGCTCCTCCGCCGCCCGCCAGCACCACCAGGGCAGGGCCAACTCGCACGTCCGCGGTGGGAGGCCGCAAGGTGAACAACATTTGGGGCTCTGTGGTTCAGGAGCAATGCCAGGATGCCATAGCTTCAGAGCTGTGCATATTTGGCATGGATGGTGAAGTTAGCACGTCCAGCAGAAACGTAGAGACTTATAACTTTGTCTTGGCCCGTAAGAtaatggagaaggagagggagatggagaagcAGAAGCAAGGAGGAGAGGTGAGCATGCTGGATGCCCAGCTGGAAGAGTACATGAAGGGCCGGGActcagaggagagagcaggaggtgaCGCCAAGAGGAAGAGGTCAGCTAAAGAGAGACTGGGTCCCCGGGCAGAGATGGACATCAAGGGCCGGTATGAGATCACAGAGGATGACCCTGAGGAGAAGGTGGCCGATGAGATAGCACACAGGCTGCAGGAGCCTAAAACAGACCTGATAGAGCGAGTTGTTGAAGTCATTGGGAAGAAAAAAGCCATAGAACTGCTCGGAGAGACTGCCACACTGGAGGAAACCGGTGGCGTGTACACCTTGGACGGCAGCAGGCGGCGGACACCTGGTGGTGTGTATCTCAACCTGCTCAAGAACACGCCCAGCATCACCAAGGCCCAGATCAAGCAGATATTCTTAGAGGAACACCAGAAAGAGTGCAAGAGCAAGAAGGCCGCCCAGAAGAGGAGGCGGCACCTGGTCTCCAAGAAGATGAAGCAGGCCATCAGCACGCTGAACCTGCAGGAGCACGACGACGTCTCCAGGGAGACTTTCGCCAGTGACACCAACGAGGCCTTGGAGTCATTGGAGGAGcctgcagaagaggaagaggaggctcaGGTGGAAACCGCTGTGGGCATTGAGGAGATGCCAGTGGTCTACAACTCTGCAGACCTGGAGGTCTTCTGA